The Melanotaenia boesemani isolate fMelBoe1 chromosome 3, fMelBoe1.pri, whole genome shotgun sequence genome contains the following window.
TAATCACAATCAACCAGTATAGAACTTAGCTAATTTTGTGATGAGTAAATTGATGTAGAAACTGGTTGCAGTCTTTTATTGCCCCATCCACTTTTTGCATCCAAAAACTTTCttgcttctttaaaaaattccccATTCATTCAGAGTTGATATTGTgataattgtttgttttttttgtttgttttgtttgtttgtttgtttgtttgtttgtttgtttgtttttttgttgttgttttttttttgcactctGATGtacaatatttaacattttgtaaataaaattaattataataataatgatgatgatgatgatgatgatgatgatgatgatgatgatgatgatgatgaaatgtATTATCCCTTGAAAACTAATAATTGCATTGTTTAAATGCACAAATTGTTGGgaaaataaagatgatgaaCTGATGAATGTTTACCTCCTGGTTTAAACCTAATAAGTTCATTAAGCTGTAATGTTCAAAAACCCTGTGTTTTGTAAAATTTTTGGGAAACACTGCTGGGTTTAACCTGCGCACCTTAATCAGCTGCACGTGATGCGATGTGATGTGATTCACCTGGTCTCACTTTACCGGAAGCAACAGCATAAAGACGTTGACATCGTCCAGGGGTTACACTGTTTTTACGCTTCATCTTCAGCCTGCTTTTGTAGTCCTCTGGTCGTTCATATTGCACAGTAATGCCTCCCAAAAAACCAGCAGCGGACTCTGAGGATCCTACTGAGCCCACCTCAGCCGATGCCCCTGCGAAAGACACTGCTGGAAAAAATTCAGGTCTGTGAACGAACGGCAGAAGTCTTCTAAAAACTTCCTCTTAAGCATTTCTAAAACTAATTCTCGCCCTGTCTAGATGCTGCGGCACAGCGCAGGCTTACAGCTCATCCTTCCACGGCGGTTATGGTGAGGGAGGCACTCCAGGCTCTAGATTCGCGCAAAGGGGTGTCATCCCAAGCGATACAGAACTACATTAAGCAAAAATACCCCTCTGTGGATTTGGTGAGGTTGAAGCACTTTGTCCGCAATTCCCTGAAAAAGGGAATAGAAAATGGCACGTTGGTGAGACCTGCTAACTCCAGTATCACTACAGGAGCTCTGGGGAAGTTCAGGGTAAAAGATGCTGAATATGCAGGTTAGTCTAAACTcaaatgaatttattaaaagcTGCCTTTTTCTGCTTTCCTGCTGTTAAGCTTGCTCCAAAGGTCAAAGAGTCAAAGCCAAAAAGCGAGAACACGGATCCCAATGTGAAAACTgtttcaaaagaagaaaatgaagacaaGAAGCCCAGAAAAGCAGGTGTGAATAAACTTGTTGGTCTGATTTTTGTAGATTCTAAAACTGACTTTcctaacttttttgtttttttgtttttttttttatataaaggtaCCTCAAAGAAGACCTCTAAAAATGAGGTGACAAAGTCTTCAGAGGTGAGGAGGAACAAGTGTGGTGAAAGACTGTGTGGGGTATAAGTACATAGCTTTTAGTGGTGGGGAACCTGGGCCCTCACCTGCAAGTTTTccgtgtccctgctccaacacacctgattcaaattaaggAGTCGCTGTTCAGAACTTGATATGCTGTTGggtccatttgatttgaattgggtgtattggagcagggagacatggaaaacctgcaggactgcggccctcgaggaccagggttCCTCGCCTCTAGGCTTAGTTTAAACTTTTCTCGCTCTGAAATCTCAAAGCATTTTCTAAAAACTGATTATGATTGGTGTGAATTTGTTATAGGGCACAATGCTCTATGGTGCCCTTTTAgaaatcatgatttttttttttatttttttatttttttttttttgtcttgaaaTTTCTTGGTGCTTAAATTTTACTTGTCAtaaccccccttttttttttttttttttttttttttttttgtcttgaaaTTTCTTGGTGCTTAAATTTTACTTGTCataacccccttttttttttttttttttttttttttttttttttttttctttctttttctttttctttaaggaCTTAAAGCCTCCCAAAAAGACTAAGAAAGATGAAGGGGCTGCTCCTTCAAAGGTACCCCCTGCAAAGAAGCCAAAACCTAAAAAAGCTGATGCAAAAGGGGATGAAGAGGGAAGCACTGATTCAACTAAATCTAAACCAGCCAAAACTATCAAAAAGGTCAAAACCGTGAAGGCGTCCCAAAGCAAAGCTGCTAAGGCAGGCAGCGATGCCCCTGCAGTCAAAGCGACTGGAAAACGAGGGAAAAAGCCTGTGGAGTAAACGGGGTTCTTAagtctttttaatcatttgcaataaaacctttcattttaaaatctt
Protein-coding sequences here:
- the LOC121636995 gene encoding protein B4, whose protein sequence is MPPKKPAADSEDPTEPTSADAPAKDTAGKNSDAAAQRRLTAHPSTAVMVREALQALDSRKGVSSQAIQNYIKQKYPSVDLVRLKHFVRNSLKKGIENGTLVRPANSSITTGALGKFRLAPKVKESKPKSENTDPNVKTVSKEENEDKKPRKAGTSKKTSKNEVTKSSEDLKPPKKTKKDEGAAPSKVPPAKKPKPKKADAKGDEEGSTDSTKSKPAKTIKKVKTVKASQSKAAKAGSDAPAVKATGKRGKKPVE